The bacterium nucleotide sequence CGTGCGTGACGGATCGTGAAGTGGCGGCTACCGTTGGTGGTCTAACCATCCACCGACGGAGGACAGCCGATGAAGCAAGGATCCCGCCGCCCTCGCCCCGACCTTCTGAGTGACGTTCGCGGCCAGTTCGAGCGCTGGCGGCAGAGTCGGAAGCGAGGCACCCGCATCCCTGAGGTGTTGTGGCGTGCCGCGGCCTCGGCCGGTCGCGAGCACGGCGTTTCGAAGACGGCCCAGGCCCTGCGACTTGACTACTACGCACTCAAGAAACGCGTCGCGTCGGGCCCCGAAGAGCGCTCGGCCGTCGAGCCCCTCAGCGAGATCAAGTTCCTCGAGATTCCGTTGGGCGCCCCCTCGGGGAGGCCGGAGTGCATCCTCGAGTTCGAGGACGGCCAGGGGGCCCGCCTGCGCGTCGAGCTCCAGGGCTCGGCGCTGGCAGAGTTGGAGACCGTGGCCCGTGCGTTGTGGAGTTTGGCGCGATGATCCAGCTTGCGCCGCAGATGCGCATCCGGGTCGCGATCGAGCCCGCGGACTTCCGGAAGGGTATTGATGGCTTGGCCCGGCTGGCTCGCGACGAGCTCGACAGCGACCCGTTCTCCGGCTGGATCTTTGTCTTCCGCAACCGCAAGGCGACGGCGGTGAAGATCCTGGTCTACGACGGCCAGGGATTCTGGCTCTGCTACAAGCGGCTATCCAGCGGCCGGTTCCGGTTCTGGCCGGGAGGAAAGACGCAACGGTCACTGGAAGCCCATGAGCTCCAAGTGTTGCTTTCGGCAGGCGATTACTCAGCGGCGCGGGCCGCGCCTGCGTGGCGTCGCCTGCGTGTCGCCAGCCAGTGAAGAGAAGATTCTTCTTCCAGGGGGTTGCGTTCCAGAAATCCGTCCGGTACGCTTCCTTGACCATGGAAGTGAAGCTGAGTTACCGCGGTCGCGAGGTCACGCACGGCGACATCACTTTCATCAATGAGCTCATTGCCCGCCACCCTGGCGCGAGCCGCCGTCGGCTGTCGGCACTTCTCTGCGAGGCTTGGGACTGGAGACAAGCCAACGGCGAGTTGCGGGACATGGTCTGCCGCGGCCTGATGCTCAAGTTGCATCGCGCCCGGCTCATCGAGCTACCCCCCGTGCGCTTTGTTCCCCGCAACAACGTGGTCGTTCGGCCCACGCCTCAGAGAGCCTTGATCGACCGCACGCCGCTGTGCAGGAGTCTGAAAGAGATTCGGCCACTCGAGATCCTCCAGGTCCGGCGCACGCGGGGGGAGGCGTTCTACGATGGCCTGATCGAGGAGTACCACTACCTCGGCTACACGCGGCCGGTGGGCGAGCACCTGAAGTACTTGATCCTGGCCTCGGAGCGACCGGTGGCGTGTATGGCGTGGGGCTCGGCACCGCGCCATCTGGGCCCGCGCGACCGTTTCATCGGTTGGTCGGGCGAGGCGCGGCGTCGCAACGTTCGCTATCTGGCTTACAACACCCGGTTCCTGATCCTCCCCTGGGTGGAGGTGGCGCATCTGGCGTCGCATCTTCTGGGGCGAATGGCGCGGGTGCTGTCGCAGGACTGGGAGCGCCTCTACAGCCACCCGATCTATTACCTCGAGACCTTCGTGGATCCAGCCCGTTTCCGCGGCACATGCTACCTCGCAGCCAACTGGATCGCCCTAGGTCAGACCACAGGCATCGGCCATAACGCGCGGACGAAGAAGGTAACCCAGCCGAAGAAGGAAGTGTTGGGCTATCCGCTGCGCAAAGATTTCCGCGAGCTGCTTGCGGCACCATGAGACGACGCAAACCCGAGGTGATCGAGTTGGAGG carries:
- a CDS encoding DUF4338 domain-containing protein, translating into MEVKLSYRGREVTHGDITFINELIARHPGASRRRLSALLCEAWDWRQANGELRDMVCRGLMLKLHRARLIELPPVRFVPRNNVVVRPTPQRALIDRTPLCRSLKEIRPLEILQVRRTRGEAFYDGLIEEYHYLGYTRPVGEHLKYLILASERPVACMAWGSAPRHLGPRDRFIGWSGEARRRNVRYLAYNTRFLILPWVEVAHLASHLLGRMARVLSQDWERLYSHPIYYLETFVDPARFRGTCYLAANWIALGQTTGIGHNARTKKVTQPKKEVLGYPLRKDFRELLAAP
- the tnpB gene encoding IS66 family insertion sequence element accessory protein TnpB; the encoded protein is MIQLAPQMRIRVAIEPADFRKGIDGLARLARDELDSDPFSGWIFVFRNRKATAVKILVYDGQGFWLCYKRLSSGRFRFWPGGKTQRSLEAHELQVLLSAGDYSAARAAPAWRRLRVASQ